From the Hypomesus transpacificus isolate Combined female unplaced genomic scaffold, fHypTra1 scaffold_139, whole genome shotgun sequence genome, one window contains:
- the zyg11 gene encoding protein zyg-11 homolog isoform X1, with the protein MACNFLTTDEASPASLTDLCLSYMTCNLERFCVKQADGSLCLRESLVFPQELADQLLAKMATEGLLNDSTVGVFRSCEYLRLRRACIRTARISAEAFQRALCPHRLLELDAARVNADLTIDDILQGLATNKHCQESLQRLVLTGLTMSSQEEPGHHGFSSLPALRSLSLASVDFYDAGLVDACSLARLESLDLSNTSVTNLTPLLRLKGRLRSLTLHQMKRLEMSTAQLLAVIGQLDALQHLDISDDKQFTSDVARQLLCQPGVLPNLLSLDVSGRKQVTDAAVKAFVEDRPGMTFVGLLATDAGFSPFLSGEGSLQVTGEANESQICEALRRYSEREGFVREALFHLFSLTHIMEKPRPDILKQTFLLSPSSLLSSQLVVLGMTKHPATLNVQLAASACVFNLTKQDLAAGMPVKLLGTVTQLLLAAMTTFPNHQQLQKNCLLSLCSDRVLQEVPFNRFEAAKLVMQWLCNHEDQNMQRMAVAIISILAAKLSTEQTAHLGAELFIVKQLLHIVRQKASQGVVDATLKFTLSALWNLTDESPTTCRHFIENQGLDLFISVLEVRRHTHTHLTHLSFFKPLPPSLSLPPPQSFPTESSIQQKVLGLLNNIAEVGELHMELMVQGFLDHLRSLLHSPEVEVSYFAAGILAHLTSRGEQAWGLGLELRDTMLEQLHSAILKWPTPECEMVAYRSFGPFFPLLECFHTPGVQLWAAWAMLHVCSKNAARYCSMLLEEGGLEGLRRVHTHPDTHPDVRSLVDSILLNLHTHAARTGQHTHTESQAP; encoded by the exons ATGGCCTGCAATTTTCTGACAACG GATGAGGCGTCTCCCGCTTCTCTCACGGACCTGTGTCTGTCGTACATGACCTGCAACCTCGAGCGCTTCTGTGTGAAACAGGCAGACGGCTCGCTCTGTCTCCGGGAGTCCCTGGTCTTCCCGCAGGAGCTCGCGGACCAGCTGCTGGCTAAGATGGCCACGGAAG ggctgctGAATGACAGTACGGTGGGGGTATTTCGGAGCTGTGAGTACCTGCGTTTGAGGCGAGCGTGTATCCGCACGGCGAGGATCTCTGCGGAGGCGTTCCAGCGAGCGCTCTGCCCTCACAGGCTGCTGGAGCTTGACGCGGCCAGGGTCAACGCAGACCTCACCATCGATGACATACTGCAGGGCCTCGCCACCAATAAACACTGCCAG gaGAGCCTGCAGCGTCTGGTCCTGACTGGTCTGACCATGTCCTCCCAGGAGGAGCCGGGGCACCATGGCTTCAGCTCCCTGCCCGCCCTGCGCTCGCTGTCCCTGGCCAGCGTGGACTTCTACGACGCGGGGCTGGTGGACGCCTGCTCCCTGGCCCGGCTGGAGAGCCTGGACCTGTCCAACACCTCCGTCACTAACCTGACGCCCCTGCTGAGGCTGAAGGGTCGGCTGCGCTCGCTCACCCTGCACCAGATGAAGAGACTGGAGATGAGCACCGCTCAGCTGCTGGCTGTCATAGGGCAGCTGGAcgccctgcag cacCTGGACATTAGTGATGATAAGCAGTTCACGTCTGACGTGGCCCGGCAGCTGCTGTGCCAGCCTGGCGTCCTGCCCAACCTGCTGTCCCTGGACGTGTCTGGCAGGAAGCAG gtgactGATGCGGCGGTGAAGGCGTTTGTGGAGGACAGACCAGGGATGACCTTTGTGGGGCTTCTGGCCACAGACGCAGGcttctcccccttcctgtctggagagggcagcCTGCAG gtgaccGGAGAGGCTAATGAATCTCAGATCTGTGAGGCGTTGCGGCGCTACAGTGAGAGGGAAGGCTTCGTGAGAGAGGCCCTCTTCCACCTGTTCAGCCTCACACACATCATGGAGAAACCACGGCCAGACATCCtcaag CAAacattccttctctccccctcctctctcctgtcctctcagcTGGTGGTTCTGGGCATGACCAAGCACCCTGCCACCCTGAACGTCCAGCTGGCAGCCAGTGCCTGTGTGTTCAACCTGACCAAGCAGGACCTGGCAGCAGGTATGCCTGTCAAACTGCTGGGCACCGTCACACAGCTACTGCTGGCTGCCATGACGACCTTCCCCAACCACCAGCAG CTGCAGAAGAACTGCCTGCTGTCTCTGTGCAGCGACAGAGTCCTACAGGAGGTGCCTTTCAACAG gtTCGAGGCAGCTAAGCTGGTAATGCAGTGGCTGTGTAACCATGAAGACCAGAACATGCAGAGGATGGCTGTAGCCATCATCTCCATCCTGGcagccaag ttgtctaCAGAGCAGACGGCCCACTTAGGAGCAGAGCTTTTCATAGTGAAG CAGCTGCTCCACATCGTGCGTCAGAAGGCATCCCAGGGCGTGGTGGATGCCACCCTCAAGTTCACACTGAGCGCGCTCTGGAACCTCACAGACGAATCACCAACCACCTGCCGCCATTTTATAGAAAACCAGGGTCTGGATCTGTTCATCAGCGTTCTAGAGgtacggagacacacacacacacacttgactcatctttctttttttaaacctctccctccctccctctctcttccccccccacaGTCCTTCCCTACAGAGTCTTCCATCCAGCAGAAGGTTCTGGGGCTACTG aACAACATAGCGGAGGTAGGAGAGCTGCACATGGAGCTGATGGTGCAGGGCTTCCTGGATCACCTGCGCTCCCTGCTGCACAGCccggaggtggaggtgagctaCTTTGCCGCAGGGATCCTGGCCCACCTCACCTCCCGAGGGGAGCAGGCCTGGGGCCTGGGCCTGGAACTGAGAGACACCATGCTGGAGCAATTG CACTCTGCCATCCTGAAGTGGCCGACTCCAGAATGTGAGATGGTGGCCTACAG gTCTTTCGGTCCGTTCTTCCCCCTGCTGGAGTGTTTCCACACTCCTGGAGTCCAGCTGTGGGCGGCCTGGGCCATGCTGCACGTCTGCAGCAAGaatg CGGCACGGTACTGCAGcatgctgctggaggaggggggtctggaggggctgcggcgggtgcacacacaccccgACACACACCCTGACGTCAGGAGCCTGGTGGACAGCATCCTGCtcaacctgcacacacacgcagcacgcaccggccagcacacacacacag AGAGCCAAGCCCCCTAA